In the genome of Hymenobacter taeanensis, one region contains:
- a CDS encoding STAS domain-containing protein has translation MKINQHTTDHTFTLVLDGELDASSSVLLDTELNQPSILEYQKVLIDCQKLNYISSAGLGVFISHLQRFQDANVKLVFFNMQEKVHNVFEILGLDSLLTIVPSQAEATAI, from the coding sequence ATGAAAATCAACCAACACACCACCGACCATACCTTCACCCTAGTTCTGGATGGCGAATTGGATGCCAGCTCCTCCGTATTACTTGACACGGAGCTGAACCAACCATCTATTCTGGAGTACCAGAAAGTTCTGATTGATTGCCAGAAGCTGAACTACATTTCCTCTGCCGGATTAGGCGTGTTTATTTCTCATTTGCAGCGCTTTCAGGATGCCAACGTAAAACTGGTGTTCTTTAACATGCAGGAGAAAGTGCACAATGTATTTGAAATTCTAGGCCTGGACTCACTGCTCACAATTGTGCCATCGCAAGCTGAGGCCACCGCTATTTAA
- a CDS encoding ATP-binding protein: MKNAIRVSCTRRNLKVVRDFVSEFLEHYKLSELQINQVVLAVDEVVANLIIHGNSEDESRFLDVRLTMQGKEFGIELEDESSTSYSPSSYREPDLQEFVRIGKKGGVGMMLVNRIMDRVEFSTQGVHNICRLYKKLA; this comes from the coding sequence ATGAAAAACGCTATAAGAGTCAGCTGCACTCGCCGCAACCTAAAGGTAGTGCGTGACTTTGTGAGCGAGTTTCTGGAACACTACAAGCTCTCAGAGCTACAAATCAATCAAGTTGTGTTGGCTGTTGATGAAGTAGTGGCCAATCTTATTATTCACGGCAACAGTGAAGATGAGTCGCGGTTTTTGGATGTGCGCCTCACCATGCAAGGCAAGGAGTTTGGCATTGAGTTGGAAGACGAAAGCTCTACCTCCTACTCCCCTTCCAGCTACCGGGAACCAGATTTACAAGAGTTCGTCAGGATTGGCAAGAAAGGCGGCGTAGGCATGATGCTAGTAAACCGCATTATGGATCGGGTAGAGTTTTCTACCCAAGGGGTTCATAATATTTGTCGGTTGTACAAGAAACTAGCCTAA
- a CDS encoding peptidylprolyl isomerase: MHNRFLFAGTAAAALLAGCQTTKPTTATTKQPVVETLGTTQVPTSEFSYVYRKNNSSAPEFGTKASVAEYLDLYTNFKLKVLEAEQRGLDTTQAFKRELEGYKQQLAQPYLTEKSVTDKLVREAYDRMSKEVNASHILLRVQPDADPKDTLAVYQRILALRQRVTSGEDFNKVASENSEDPSARDNGGQLGYFTAMQMVYPFESVAYNTPVGQVSQPVRTRYGYHIIKVNDMRPAQGEIKVAHLMIRTTPGMPKADSVTAKKKVDELYNRLTQRKENWEKLVAQFSEDAGSAANSGELPPFGTGRMIPSFEEAAFKLQKPGDLSKPVQTPYGWHIIRLLEKQPIPSFEAMEPTLKSKVAKDSRAELNRAAFLKRVRTENNFREFSKDKEEAFARLDTSVVTGHYKFVAPDYQLKTTKSGKKTTSTGTAQSVLFSIKDTPYTADDFLAYVQKNQKPRPGADPRFVAQQLYDQFVDESLTEYEKANLENKYEDYRMLVKEYRDGILLFQLMDEKVWSKAVEDTVGLQQYFAANQAKYQWEPRVQATVISAASPQLLAKAQQLQKAGSYPLRSGLPAPVPFKANSAELPSAVPTLDELAFRLINDETLTRTNVVGHIKKGESPALARRRADRIVAYLRGKGANAARLTATAETRPAASNVTFELTTTNPAALEALLNEQNPLSVQVQQRNFQKGDNKAVDQFMTSAPGTYTTQQDGRYYAVQIEKLLPAGPKTLAEARGQATSDYQNYLEKEWVNQLRQKYPVQINQAEVDKLITK; the protein is encoded by the coding sequence ATGCACAACCGCTTTTTGTTTGCTGGCACGGCTGCCGCTGCGCTGTTAGCTGGCTGCCAAACCACAAAACCTACTACTGCTACTACCAAACAGCCCGTTGTAGAAACCCTTGGCACCACCCAGGTTCCAACATCGGAGTTTAGCTATGTGTATCGCAAGAACAACAGCTCGGCCCCGGAGTTTGGCACTAAGGCCAGCGTAGCCGAGTACTTAGACCTTTATACCAATTTCAAGCTGAAGGTGCTGGAAGCGGAGCAGCGCGGCCTGGATACCACCCAGGCGTTTAAGCGGGAGCTGGAGGGTTACAAACAGCAGCTGGCCCAGCCTTACCTGACCGAAAAAAGCGTGACGGACAAGCTGGTGCGGGAGGCCTACGACCGCATGAGCAAGGAGGTAAACGCCTCGCACATCCTGCTGCGCGTGCAGCCCGACGCCGACCCCAAGGACACGCTGGCCGTGTACCAGCGCATACTAGCCTTACGCCAGCGCGTGACAAGCGGCGAAGACTTCAACAAAGTGGCCAGTGAGAACTCAGAGGACCCCTCAGCCCGCGACAATGGCGGCCAGCTGGGCTACTTCACGGCCATGCAAATGGTGTATCCGTTTGAGTCGGTGGCCTACAACACGCCCGTAGGCCAGGTGTCGCAGCCGGTGCGCACGCGCTATGGCTACCACATTATTAAGGTGAACGACATGCGCCCCGCCCAGGGCGAAATCAAGGTAGCTCACCTCATGATCCGGACTACGCCCGGCATGCCCAAGGCCGACTCGGTGACGGCAAAAAAGAAGGTAGATGAGCTCTACAACCGCCTCACCCAGCGCAAAGAGAACTGGGAAAAGCTGGTGGCGCAGTTTTCTGAAGATGCTGGCTCAGCAGCCAACAGCGGGGAGCTGCCCCCCTTCGGCACGGGCCGCATGATTCCGAGCTTTGAGGAGGCCGCCTTTAAGCTCCAGAAGCCCGGCGACTTATCTAAGCCCGTGCAGACGCCCTATGGCTGGCACATTATCCGCTTGCTTGAGAAGCAGCCCATTCCTTCTTTTGAGGCCATGGAGCCCACGCTGAAAAGCAAGGTAGCCAAAGACTCGCGGGCTGAGCTCAACCGCGCCGCCTTCCTGAAGCGCGTGCGGACTGAAAATAACTTCCGTGAGTTTTCAAAGGATAAGGAGGAAGCCTTCGCCAGGCTAGATACCTCAGTGGTAACCGGTCACTATAAATTTGTGGCTCCCGATTACCAATTGAAAACTACAAAGTCAGGCAAGAAAACTACCTCCACGGGTACAGCGCAATCTGTTCTGTTCTCTATCAAGGACACGCCGTACACAGCCGATGATTTTCTGGCTTACGTACAGAAAAACCAGAAGCCTCGTCCTGGCGCCGATCCTCGCTTTGTGGCTCAGCAGCTCTACGACCAGTTTGTGGACGAGAGCCTAACCGAATACGAGAAGGCCAACCTCGAAAATAAGTACGAAGACTACCGCATGCTGGTGAAAGAGTACCGCGACGGTATTCTGCTTTTCCAGCTGATGGATGAGAAAGTATGGAGCAAAGCGGTGGAAGACACTGTGGGGCTGCAGCAGTACTTTGCCGCTAACCAGGCTAAGTACCAGTGGGAGCCGCGCGTGCAGGCTACCGTAATCAGCGCTGCCTCACCGCAACTGCTAGCCAAGGCCCAACAACTGCAGAAAGCAGGTAGCTATCCGCTCAGGAGTGGCCTACCGGCTCCCGTGCCTTTTAAAGCCAACTCCGCCGAGCTGCCCTCCGCCGTTCCGACGCTGGATGAGCTGGCTTTCCGCCTGATCAATGATGAAACCCTGACCCGCACGAATGTGGTAGGCCACATCAAGAAGGGCGAAAGCCCGGCACTGGCTCGTCGGCGTGCCGACCGGATAGTGGCCTACCTGCGCGGCAAAGGTGCCAACGCTGCCCGCCTCACGGCCACCGCCGAAACCCGCCCTGCTGCCAGCAACGTTACGTTTGAGCTTACTACCACTAACCCCGCCGCGCTGGAGGCCCTGCTGAATGAACAGAACCCGTTGTCGGTACAGGTGCAGCAGCGCAACTTCCAGAAGGGTGATAACAAGGCCGTGGATCAGTTCATGACCAGTGCCCCCGGCACCTACACCACCCAGCAAGATGGCCGCTACTACGCCGTGCAGATAGAGAAGCTGCTACCCGCTGGCCCTAAAACCCTCGCCGAAGCCCGCGGCCAAGCTACCTCCGACTATCAGAATTACCTGGAAAAAGAATGGGTAAACCAGTTGCGCCAGAAATATCCCGTGCAGATCAACCAAGCTGAGGTTGACAAGCTGATAACGAAATAA
- a CDS encoding peptidylprolyl isomerase, translated as MIQFLHTSARGVLLSAALLAASVTASYAQLGVGRPVGRQILDGIVAKVDNQIVLRSDVEALYAQEEARAEGKPLPPNLRCQILQSLALNKLMLAKAETDSVVVEDSRVKSELDRRMAYFIQQIGSEKKLEEYYNKPVKQLKEELRVQVKEQLVQQEMQEKIAGKVSVTPREVRQFFNRIPKDSLPYYSTEVEVGQIIRFAKTNTKAKQAAQAKLNELRARIQGGEDFATLAKQFSQDPGSAAEGGYLGFFKRRELVPEYEAAALRLEPGQLSPIVESPFGFHLIQLIERKGDSFSTRHILLKPETGAADANEAAQELTKLRRRILSDSISFAKAAKDNSEDKLTSGNGGLIANRQDGSSYLPLDKLDPAIFFAIDTMKVGSITPPMPYRTDDGKDAMRILWLKSNTPPHQANLNDDYQKLAAAALNEKKNKALDEWFAANRNTVYLEVDPQYADCQVLNSIN; from the coding sequence ATGATTCAATTTTTGCATACGTCGGCCCGTGGGGTGCTTCTGAGTGCGGCCCTTTTGGCAGCATCAGTTACGGCTAGCTACGCGCAGCTGGGCGTAGGGCGCCCGGTGGGGCGTCAAATCCTCGATGGCATTGTGGCTAAGGTGGATAACCAGATTGTACTGCGCTCCGATGTGGAAGCACTCTACGCTCAGGAAGAAGCCCGCGCCGAAGGCAAGCCCTTGCCACCCAACCTGCGCTGCCAGATTCTGCAGAGCCTGGCCCTGAACAAGCTCATGCTGGCCAAAGCCGAAACGGACTCTGTGGTGGTAGAAGACTCGCGGGTGAAAAGCGAGCTAGACCGCCGGATGGCTTACTTCATTCAGCAGATTGGCTCGGAAAAGAAGCTGGAGGAGTATTATAACAAGCCCGTGAAGCAACTCAAGGAGGAGCTACGCGTGCAGGTAAAAGAGCAGTTGGTGCAGCAGGAAATGCAGGAGAAAATTGCCGGCAAGGTGTCGGTTACTCCGCGCGAGGTGCGCCAATTCTTCAACCGCATTCCCAAGGATAGCCTGCCCTATTACTCTACGGAGGTAGAAGTAGGCCAGATCATTCGGTTCGCGAAAACCAACACCAAGGCTAAGCAAGCGGCCCAGGCCAAGCTCAATGAGCTACGCGCCCGTATTCAGGGTGGCGAAGATTTCGCTACGCTGGCCAAGCAGTTTTCCCAAGACCCCGGCTCAGCGGCTGAAGGCGGCTACCTGGGCTTCTTTAAGCGCCGCGAGCTGGTGCCGGAGTATGAGGCCGCCGCACTGCGCCTGGAGCCCGGCCAGCTTTCACCGATAGTAGAATCGCCTTTCGGTTTTCACCTCATTCAGCTGATTGAGCGCAAAGGCGACAGCTTCAGCACGCGTCATATTCTGCTGAAGCCCGAAACCGGCGCCGCCGATGCCAACGAAGCCGCTCAGGAGCTCACCAAGCTTCGCCGCCGCATTCTCAGCGACAGCATTTCATTTGCCAAAGCCGCTAAGGATAACTCCGAAGACAAACTCACCAGCGGCAACGGTGGCCTGATTGCGAACCGCCAGGATGGTAGTTCCTATCTACCCCTCGATAAGCTGGACCCCGCCATTTTCTTTGCCATTGATACCATGAAGGTGGGCAGCATTACACCCCCCATGCCGTACCGCACCGATGATGGCAAGGACGCTATGCGAATTTTGTGGCTGAAGTCGAACACGCCCCCGCACCAGGCTAATCTCAACGACGACTACCAGAAGCTGGCCGCCGCCGCCCTCAACGAGAAAAAGAACAAGGCCCTGGATGAGTGGTTTGCGGCTAACCGTAACACGGTATACCTGGAAGTAGACCCGCAGTACGCCGACTGCCAGGTGTTGAATTCTATTAACTAA
- a CDS encoding AAA family ATPase: protein MAKTFSSDKEAADSLAQAYRTLRQEIGKVIIGQEEVVKLVLTAVFSQGHCLLVGVPGLAKTLLIQTIADSLDLSFNRVQFTPDLMPSDIVGSETLNQQRDFHFVPGPIFANIVLADEINRTPPKTQAALLESMQEYAVTVAGKRYPLERPFFVLATQNPIEQEGTYPLPEAQLDRFMFNIELGYPSYEAELQIVKNTTSDSKPTVSKILHADEIQAYQHLVRRVPVADNVVEYAVSLVHKTRPNTDRAGARATQLLEWGAGPRASQHLIVGAKCNALLNGKYSPDIEDVKAVALPILRHRLVRNFKAEAEGITVEQIVKELL from the coding sequence ATGGCTAAAACATTCTCATCTGATAAAGAAGCCGCCGACTCGCTGGCGCAGGCCTACCGCACGTTGCGCCAGGAAATTGGCAAAGTGATTATTGGGCAGGAAGAGGTAGTGAAGCTGGTGCTGACGGCCGTATTCTCGCAGGGCCATTGCTTGCTGGTAGGAGTACCTGGCCTGGCCAAGACGCTGCTGATCCAAACCATTGCCGACTCGCTGGACCTCTCCTTTAACCGGGTGCAGTTCACGCCCGACCTAATGCCCTCCGACATTGTGGGCTCGGAAACCCTGAATCAGCAGCGCGACTTTCACTTCGTGCCCGGCCCCATCTTCGCCAATATTGTGCTGGCGGATGAAATCAACCGGACCCCACCCAAAACCCAGGCGGCCCTGCTGGAAAGTATGCAGGAATACGCCGTAACGGTGGCCGGCAAGCGCTATCCCCTGGAGCGGCCGTTCTTCGTGCTAGCTACTCAGAACCCCATTGAGCAGGAAGGCACCTACCCCTTGCCCGAAGCCCAGCTCGACCGCTTCATGTTCAATATTGAGCTTGGCTACCCCAGCTACGAGGCCGAACTGCAGATTGTGAAAAACACCACATCGGACAGTAAGCCTACGGTTTCCAAGATTCTGCACGCCGACGAAATACAGGCCTACCAGCACCTAGTGCGCCGCGTACCCGTGGCCGACAATGTGGTAGAGTACGCCGTAAGCCTGGTGCACAAAACCCGTCCGAACACAGACCGGGCCGGTGCCCGCGCCACGCAGTTGCTGGAGTGGGGAGCAGGCCCCCGCGCCTCCCAGCACCTCATTGTGGGTGCTAAGTGCAACGCACTGCTTAACGGCAAGTACTCGCCCGATATTGAAGATGTGAAAGCCGTGGCCCTGCCTATTTTGCGCCACCGTTTGGTGCGTAACTTTAAGGCCGAAGCCGAAGGCATCACCGTAGAGCAGATTGTAAAAGAACTTTTATAA
- a CDS encoding SDR family NAD(P)-dependent oxidoreductase, translating to MKGRLENKVAIVTGGGSGIGEAISKKFAREGAAVVVVGLDSDPVRAVVDEILAEGGRAIGYLADIALEEAAESCVKAAVKEFGKLDILVNNAGAFPATSTIDKYPLEAFEYMIKNNIYSNFMMTKAAIPHLQKTRGNIVSAGSEAGHMGEPQNTPYGGTKGFIHAFQRGVAVEQAKFGVRSNIVGPGPIDTAWTHKETGPMDAKMEKMTTQGVPMGRRGTPEEVANVYAFLASDEASFVTGAIYFVDGGVTVSKGPHGDEVPSSLKKEPTGELELKHSKEGNTSVRKEALASMQ from the coding sequence ATGAAAGGAAGACTGGAAAATAAAGTAGCTATTGTAACAGGTGGTGGTTCAGGTATTGGAGAAGCCATCAGCAAGAAGTTCGCCCGGGAGGGGGCCGCTGTAGTTGTCGTAGGCCTCGACTCAGACCCCGTGCGCGCAGTAGTAGATGAAATTCTGGCGGAAGGTGGCCGTGCCATTGGGTACCTCGCCGATATTGCCCTAGAAGAGGCCGCAGAATCTTGCGTAAAAGCCGCTGTGAAGGAGTTTGGCAAGCTGGATATTCTGGTGAATAACGCCGGGGCTTTCCCTGCTACTTCCACCATTGATAAGTACCCGCTGGAGGCATTCGAGTACATGATTAAGAATAACATCTACTCTAACTTCATGATGACCAAAGCGGCTATTCCGCACCTGCAGAAAACGCGCGGCAACATTGTGTCGGCGGGTTCGGAGGCTGGTCACATGGGAGAGCCGCAAAATACGCCCTACGGCGGTACTAAAGGCTTCATTCACGCTTTTCAGCGGGGGGTAGCCGTAGAGCAGGCCAAGTTTGGGGTGCGCTCTAATATCGTAGGCCCTGGCCCCATTGATACCGCCTGGACTCACAAAGAAACCGGCCCCATGGATGCCAAAATGGAGAAAATGACTACCCAAGGTGTGCCTATGGGCCGCCGAGGTACGCCGGAAGAAGTTGCTAACGTGTACGCCTTCCTGGCCTCCGATGAAGCCAGCTTTGTAACGGGCGCTATTTATTTCGTAGATGGTGGCGTAACCGTTTCTAAAGGCCCGCACGGTGATGAGGTGCCTAGCAGCCTCAAAAAGGAACCCACTGGTGAGCTAGAATTGAAGCACTCGAAAGAAGGCAATACCAGCGTACGTAAGGAAGCTCTGGCTTCCATGCAGTAG
- a CDS encoding GNAT family N-acetyltransferase, whose amino-acid sequence MYAASPPLRAPAHTPIRSARLTLRPYLPSDQAAFFQLIDENRPRLRPSFPSREASVQTLADAASVLAMFQQDWQAGRLYVFGIWHSESHTYLGDISLKPNWTAPVTAEIGYYLAAIAEGQGYAREALAAVVPFGFETLRAARLLIRCRADNPRSCAVAESVAFTPLPPRPCLLQPFADRSILYYIRKQASLT is encoded by the coding sequence ATGTACGCCGCCTCACCGCCGCTTCGGGCTCCGGCCCACACGCCCATACGTTCGGCCCGGCTCACGCTACGCCCCTACTTGCCGTCTGATCAAGCTGCTTTCTTTCAGCTTATTGATGAGAACCGGCCACGCCTCCGCCCCTCCTTCCCGAGCCGGGAAGCCAGCGTACAAACCCTGGCCGATGCCGCGTCCGTGCTGGCTATGTTTCAGCAAGACTGGCAAGCGGGCCGATTATACGTGTTCGGTATCTGGCACTCGGAGAGCCACACCTATCTCGGCGACATTAGCCTCAAGCCCAACTGGACTGCCCCCGTCACCGCCGAAATAGGCTATTACTTAGCGGCCATTGCCGAAGGCCAGGGCTACGCCCGCGAGGCCCTGGCTGCCGTGGTGCCGTTTGGCTTTGAAACCCTCAGGGCTGCCCGCCTGCTCATCCGGTGCCGCGCAGACAACCCTCGCAGCTGCGCCGTAGCCGAATCTGTGGCTTTTACTCCTTTGCCGCCGCGCCCCTGCCTATTGCAGCCCTTCGCCGACCGCTCCATTCTATACTACATCCGCAAGCAAGCGTCCCTGACCTAG
- the recA gene encoding recombinase RecA: MAATTDKAVNANAEKMKALQLTLDKLDKNYGKGTVMKLSDNKVMDVEVISTGSLGLDIALGVGGLPKGRVVEIYGPESSGKTTLTMHAIAEAQKKGGIAAFIDAEHAFDPLYAKKLGIDTENLLIAQPDNGEQALEIADQLISSGAIDIIVIDSVAALVPKGELEGDMGDSKVGLHARLMSQALRKLTGTINKTGCCCIFINQLREKIGVMFGSPETTTGGNALKFYASVRLDIRRIGQIKEDKDNVTGNRTKVKVVKNKVAPPFKVIEFDIIYNEGISKVGEILDLGVDMGIIAKSGSWFSYDGNRLGQGREGVKTILQDNPELADKIEAQIRAMVKGEPEAALAAIPEDRSIGDDDTVEI; encoded by the coding sequence ATGGCTGCAACCACTGACAAGGCCGTCAACGCCAATGCCGAGAAAATGAAAGCCCTCCAGCTGACGCTGGACAAGCTGGACAAGAACTACGGCAAAGGCACCGTGATGAAGCTCAGCGACAACAAGGTGATGGACGTCGAAGTCATCAGTACCGGCTCGCTGGGTCTGGATATTGCCCTGGGCGTGGGTGGCCTGCCCAAAGGCCGCGTAGTGGAAATCTACGGCCCAGAATCGTCGGGTAAGACGACTCTGACCATGCACGCTATTGCCGAAGCGCAGAAGAAAGGTGGCATCGCAGCCTTCATCGACGCTGAGCACGCTTTCGACCCACTGTATGCCAAGAAGCTCGGCATCGACACAGAGAACCTGCTAATTGCTCAGCCCGACAATGGTGAGCAAGCCCTGGAAATTGCCGACCAGCTGATTTCCTCCGGTGCCATCGACATTATCGTAATTGACTCCGTAGCTGCCCTGGTGCCGAAAGGCGAACTGGAAGGCGACATGGGTGACTCCAAAGTAGGTCTGCACGCTCGTCTGATGTCACAGGCCCTGCGGAAGCTCACGGGTACCATCAACAAAACCGGCTGCTGCTGCATTTTCATCAACCAGCTGCGTGAGAAGATTGGCGTAATGTTCGGCTCGCCCGAAACTACCACCGGCGGTAATGCTCTAAAATTCTACGCTTCCGTACGCCTCGATATCCGTCGGATTGGCCAGATCAAGGAAGACAAGGACAACGTAACCGGTAACCGTACCAAGGTGAAGGTGGTGAAGAACAAAGTGGCTCCTCCCTTCAAAGTGATTGAGTTCGATATCATCTACAACGAGGGCATTTCGAAAGTAGGTGAGATTCTTGATCTGGGCGTTGACATGGGCATTATTGCCAAGTCGGGCTCGTGGTTCTCGTACGACGGCAACCGCCTGGGCCAGGGCCGCGAAGGTGTAAAAACCATTCTGCAGGACAACCCCGAGCTAGCCGATAAAATTGAAGCGCAAATCCGGGCCATGGTAAAAGGTGAGCCGGAAGCTGCTCTGGCAGCTATTCCCGAAGACCGCTCCATAGGTGACGACGACACCGTGGAAATCTAG
- a CDS encoding DUF3108 domain-containing protein — translation MTRRWYLFPSLLLPLAALLTAFGPSDATRSVPNSSFAKGEVLQYKVHYGLINAAEATIELADNIHRVNERPCFRATVTGRTTGSFDYFLRIRDTWRSYIDTTSILPQRFFRNIEEKNYRKQETVDFDHIKDMASVESHKRDKNNVKRNTFKIPNNVQDIVSGFYYLRTLNYDQRRVGEVIKVQGFFDEDVYNMDVIYKGRETVETKAGAIRAIRLVPKMPDNKLFRGENAVSVYLSDDRNKIPVLIQAELVLGAVKVDMYKYQGLRNRLNLVAKN, via the coding sequence ATGACTCGCCGCTGGTACCTGTTTCCTTCGCTTCTACTGCCGCTAGCGGCTTTGCTGACGGCTTTCGGGCCTTCTGATGCGACGCGCTCCGTCCCTAATTCTAGTTTTGCTAAAGGAGAAGTGCTGCAATACAAAGTGCATTACGGCCTAATTAACGCAGCTGAAGCTACTATTGAGCTGGCCGATAATATTCACCGCGTAAATGAGCGCCCCTGCTTTCGGGCTACCGTTACGGGCCGCACTACAGGCTCCTTCGACTACTTCCTGCGCATTCGGGACACGTGGCGGTCTTATATTGATACTACCAGCATCTTGCCCCAGCGCTTTTTCCGCAATATTGAGGAGAAGAATTACCGGAAGCAGGAAACCGTTGATTTCGACCACATCAAGGATATGGCTTCAGTGGAAAGCCATAAGCGCGACAAGAACAACGTGAAGCGCAACACTTTCAAAATCCCGAATAACGTTCAGGACATTGTTAGTGGCTTTTACTACCTGCGCACTCTCAACTACGACCAACGCAGAGTGGGAGAAGTAATTAAGGTGCAGGGGTTCTTTGATGAAGACGTTTATAACATGGACGTGATTTACAAAGGCCGAGAAACTGTTGAAACCAAGGCAGGGGCCATCCGCGCCATTCGGCTCGTCCCGAAAATGCCCGACAATAAACTCTTCCGCGGAGAAAATGCCGTTTCGGTGTACCTCTCCGACGACCGTAATAAAATTCCGGTTCTGATTCAGGCAGAACTGGTTTTGGGGGCTGTAAAAGTTGATATGTACAAATATCAAGGCTTGCGAAACCGTCTGAATCTGGTAGCTAAAAATTGA
- a CDS encoding response regulator transcription factor, producing the protein MQPTANPNAYKILVVDDDPDIVELLEYNLRKEGYEVASAPDGRKALEVAPQFGPDIILLDVMMPNLDGIAACRQLREMPKFKETYIIFLTARAEEFSEVAAFEAGADDFIAKPIKPRALMSRLAAFVRRDKDPQVQTDSIEINGLKIDRTGFAVYQDGKKISLPKKEFELLAFLAASPHKVFGRDELLQNIWGNDVFVLARTVDVHVRKVREKVGDHHIQTIKGVGYKFNID; encoded by the coding sequence GTGCAGCCAACCGCCAACCCCAACGCTTACAAGATCCTGGTAGTCGATGATGATCCTGATATCGTCGAGCTGCTGGAGTACAACCTGCGCAAGGAAGGCTACGAAGTGGCCTCCGCCCCCGATGGCCGTAAGGCCCTGGAGGTAGCCCCGCAGTTCGGCCCCGACATTATTCTGCTGGATGTCATGATGCCCAATCTCGATGGTATTGCGGCCTGCCGCCAGCTTCGGGAGATGCCGAAGTTCAAGGAAACCTACATCATCTTCCTGACGGCCCGCGCCGAGGAGTTTTCGGAAGTTGCTGCCTTCGAAGCTGGCGCCGATGACTTCATTGCCAAGCCCATTAAGCCCCGTGCCCTCATGAGCCGCCTGGCCGCCTTTGTTCGCCGCGACAAGGACCCGCAAGTCCAGACCGATAGCATCGAGATTAACGGCCTAAAGATTGACCGCACCGGGTTTGCTGTGTACCAGGATGGCAAGAAGATCAGCCTACCGAAGAAGGAGTTTGAGCTGCTGGCCTTCCTGGCTGCCTCGCCCCACAAAGTGTTTGGCCGCGACGAACTGCTCCAGAACATCTGGGGCAACGATGTATTTGTGCTGGCCCGCACCGTGGACGTGCACGTGCGTAAAGTCCGCGAGAAGGTCGGCGACCATCACATCCAGACTATCAAAGGAGTAGGCTACAAGTTTAATATCGACTAA